From the Lathyrus oleraceus cultivar Zhongwan6 chromosome 4, CAAS_Psat_ZW6_1.0, whole genome shotgun sequence genome, one window contains:
- the LOC127075753 gene encoding ADP,ATP carrier protein 1, mitochondrial: MVDQVQRPKLFQNVARHTGLSMYQQRSFGNYTNPAFQYPVMPTCQATMTDFSTIATTASPIFVAAPAEKGNFLVDFLMGGVSAAVSKTAAAPIERIKLLIQNQDEMIKAGRLSEPYKGIGDCFKRTTADEGIVSLWRGNTANVIRYFPTQALNFAFKDYFKRLFNFNKDKDGYWKWFAGNLASGGAAGASSLFFVYSLDYARTRLANDSKAAKKGGGGRQFDGLVDVYKKTLATDGIAGLYRGFNISCVGIIVYRGLYFGMYDSLKPVLLTGSLQDSFFASFGLGWLITNGAGLASYPIDTVRRRMMMTSGEAVKYKSSMDAFSQILKNEGFKSLFKGAGANILRAVAGAGVLAGYDKLQVIMLGKKYGSGGA; this comes from the exons ATGGTTGATCAGGTTCAGCGCCCTAAACTCTTCCAGAATGTTGCACGCCATACCGGCCTTTCAATGTACCAACAGAGGTCATTTGGGAATTACACCAACCCTGCATTTCAGTATCCAGTGATGCCGACATGTCAAGCTACAATGACTGATTTCTCTACTATTGCAACAACTGCTTCCCCTATCTTTGTTGCAGCTCCCGCTGAGAAAGGAAACTTTCTTGTTGATTTTCTCATGGGAGGAGTTTCGGCTGCTGTATCAAAAACTGCTGCTGCTCCCATTGAGCGAATTAAGCTTTTGATCCAGAACCAAGATGAGATGATTAAAGCTGGTAGACTTTCTGAACCCTATAAGGGAATTGGTGACTGTTTTAAGAGAACAACTGCTGATGAAGGTATTGTTTCACTATGGAGAGGTAACACTGCAAACGTCATCCGTTATTTCCCCACTCAG GCTTTGAATTTTGCATTCAAGGACTACTTCAAGAGGCTTTTCAATTTCAATAAGGACAAAGATGGTTACTGGAAATGGTTTGCCGGTAACTTGGCCTCAGGAGGTGCTGCTGGTGCTTCATCCCTTTTCTTTGTCTACTCTCTCGACTATGCTCGTACTCGTCTTGCAAATGATTCAAAGGCCGCAAAGAAGGGTGGTGGAGGAAGACAATTCGATGGTCTTGTTGATGTCTACAAGAAGACATTGGCAACTGATGGTATTGCTGGACTTTACCGTGGTTTCAACATTTCTTGTGTTGGAATCATTGTATACCGTGGTCTCTACTTTGGAATGTATGATTCCTTGAAGCCAGTTCTCCTAACTGGATCTTTGCAG GATAGTTTCTTTGCTAGTTTTGGTCTCGGATGGCTCATCACCAACGGTGCTGGTCTAGCATCTTACCCAATTGACACCGTCCGAAGAAGAATGATGATGACATCTGGTGAAGCAGTCAAGTACAAGAGCTCCATGGACGCATTTTCACAAATCCTCAAGAATGAGGGTTTCAAGTCCTTGTTTAAGGGAGCTGGTGCTAACATCCTTCGTGCTGTCGCCGGTGCTGGTGTGCTTGCTGGTTATGATAAGTTGCAGGTCATAATGCTCGGCAAGAAGTATGGATCTGGTGGtgcttaa